Proteins found in one Rhodobacteraceae bacterium D3-12 genomic segment:
- a CDS encoding biopolymer transporter ExbD yields the protein MISLPRDPRPRRRPSLTPMIDVVFLLLVFFMLASRFGMDAMLPMPLATGGGTYEGPPRLVDISPSGTHLNGALVTEAELVAAIKTLAASSDDAIILRGRDGAVLQRIVTIAGLLRDNGFQNLVLVE from the coding sequence ATGATCTCGCTGCCGCGCGATCCCCGGCCACGACGACGGCCCAGCCTGACACCCATGATCGACGTGGTGTTTTTGTTGCTGGTCTTTTTCATGCTGGCCTCCCGTTTTGGCATGGACGCGATGTTACCGATGCCGCTGGCAACAGGCGGCGGCACTTATGAAGGCCCGCCGCGGCTCGTTGACATCTCTCCATCTGGAACGCACCTCAACGGCGCTTTGGTAACCGAAGCCGAGCTCGTTGCAGCCATTAAAACCCTCGCCGCATCGTCTGATGATGCGATCATCCTGCGCGGGCGCGATGGGGCCGTTTTGCAGCGCATTGTAACGATTGCGGGCCTGCTGCGCGATAATGGCTTTCAAAATCTGGTGCTGGTCGAATGA
- a CDS encoding TonB family protein, whose amino-acid sequence MKRLLEPLAFTALAVLAHLIFIADFRTQDGLQSGGVGGAALITLAAAPPQIETMVEAWDTPPETAVAQTMPKAPAQPDVAPPPPTNSFDAPPAMPGAVALPSNPINKPQLPQFDSATPEPPVSDLAVKSSRRPKTRPEPPKKEIAKPKPQAKPKPTQKAQAKKKPTPKPAPKKAAKKAKTAQKATAGRAAQKAAGSGGSSSAGNAGKSKTAILSKGKQQRLISVWGGRIRAKIERSKRYPRGAKKRGRVVLRLSISPSGSVRGVSIARSSGNSALDKAAIAAVRRAGRMPRAPKGLNNASYRFNLPISFQ is encoded by the coding sequence ATGAAACGATTGCTTGAGCCTCTCGCATTCACCGCGCTGGCTGTTCTAGCGCATCTAATCTTCATTGCAGATTTCCGCACTCAGGACGGGTTGCAATCCGGCGGCGTTGGCGGCGCCGCCCTCATCACGCTTGCCGCCGCTCCGCCGCAGATCGAAACCATGGTCGAAGCATGGGACACGCCGCCCGAAACCGCCGTTGCCCAGACCATGCCAAAGGCACCGGCACAGCCCGACGTCGCACCACCTCCGCCCACAAACAGCTTTGATGCCCCACCGGCAATGCCCGGCGCGGTGGCGCTTCCCTCCAACCCAATCAACAAACCCCAACTGCCACAGTTTGACAGCGCAACACCTGAACCGCCGGTGTCGGATCTTGCCGTAAAATCCTCTCGCCGCCCCAAGACGCGCCCCGAACCGCCCAAGAAAGAAATCGCAAAACCAAAGCCACAGGCAAAGCCGAAACCAACCCAAAAGGCGCAGGCCAAGAAAAAGCCAACGCCCAAACCCGCGCCCAAAAAGGCCGCTAAAAAAGCCAAGACTGCGCAAAAGGCAACAGCCGGTCGCGCGGCCCAAAAAGCTGCTGGAAGCGGCGGCAGCAGCAGCGCAGGAAATGCCGGAAAATCCAAGACCGCAATCCTGAGCAAAGGTAAGCAGCAACGGCTTATCTCTGTCTGGGGCGGGCGCATCCGCGCCAAAATCGAACGTAGCAAGCGTTATCCTCGTGGAGCCAAGAAGCGCGGCAGGGTCGTGCTGCGCCTCTCGATCAGCCCATCCGGTTCGGTCCGCGGTGTTTCGATCGCGCGCTCCTCTGGCAACAGCGCGCTGGATAAGGCCGCCATCGCCGCGGTACGCCGCGCCGGGCGTATGCCGCGCGCTCCAAAAGGTCTGAACAACGCCAGCTACCGCTTCAATTTGCCGATTTCGTTCCAGTAA
- a CDS encoding ABC transporter ATP-binding protein, translating to MINIQNVTKAFGAGQSRFLALDNVDVTIRENEFFTLLGPSGCGKTTLLRIIAGFEHPTDGIVTMNGEDLLASPPHQRPVNTVFQSYALFPHLTVAQNIGFGLEMLGKPKAEIKKTVDEMMALVKMTEMAGRQTSQISGGQQQRVALARALAPKPKVLLLDEPLSALDFKLRKDMQLELKRLQTETGITFVFVTHDQEEALTMSDRIAVMKSGSIRQIGGPRDIYDHPAERFVADFIGDTNFLAAEITTSSGGVAEVRLQSNKTIAARTPEGVDLAGRVTLAVRPEHATLEKEADGLLPGALTEIVYFGTDTHYHVALDDGTKFVVRRQNQPDKSADFSNGDRVSVSFAPNVGQVLKD from the coding sequence ATGATCAACATCCAGAACGTGACCAAGGCATTCGGCGCCGGTCAGTCTCGTTTTCTTGCGCTCGACAATGTCGACGTCACCATTCGCGAAAATGAGTTCTTTACGCTTCTCGGCCCATCAGGCTGCGGCAAGACGACCTTGCTGCGGATCATAGCGGGGTTCGAACATCCCACCGATGGGATCGTCACCATGAATGGCGAGGATCTTCTTGCCTCTCCGCCGCACCAACGCCCCGTCAACACTGTGTTCCAAAGCTATGCGCTCTTCCCGCATTTGACCGTTGCCCAGAACATCGGGTTTGGTCTTGAAATGCTGGGCAAGCCGAAGGCTGAAATCAAAAAAACCGTTGATGAGATGATGGCACTGGTCAAAATGACCGAGATGGCCGGCCGCCAGACCAGCCAGATCTCGGGCGGTCAGCAACAACGCGTCGCCCTTGCCCGCGCCCTTGCGCCCAAGCCCAAGGTGCTGCTGCTGGACGAACCGCTCAGCGCGCTGGATTTCAAACTGCGCAAAGACATGCAGCTTGAGTTGAAGCGCCTGCAAACCGAAACCGGGATCACCTTTGTTTTCGTTACCCATGATCAGGAAGAAGCTCTCACCATGTCCGACAGGATCGCGGTGATGAAGAGCGGCTCGATCCGTCAAATCGGCGGACCGCGTGACATCTACGACCACCCCGCAGAACGCTTCGTGGCCGACTTTATCGGTGATACGAACTTTCTCGCCGCCGAAATCACCACGTCTTCCGGTGGGGTGGCTGAGGTGCGGCTTCAATCGAACAAAACGATTGCTGCGCGAACGCCCGAGGGCGTTGATCTTGCCGGGCGCGTGACCTTGGCGGTTCGCCCCGAACACGCCACCCTTGAGAAAGAGGCCGACGGACTTTTGCCCGGCGCCCTGACCGAAATCGTCTATTTTGGAACCGACACGCATTATCATGTCGCCTTGGATGATGGCACCAAGTTCGTCGTGCGGCGGCAAAACCAACCCGACAAAAGCGCCGATTTCTCGAATGGTGACCGTGTCTCGGTCAGTTTTGCGCCAAACGTCGGCCAGGTGTTGAAGGATTAA
- a CDS encoding ABC transporter permease: MTDLSSAADKRSARTRWFLLAPALTILVIAASGPLLITLVYSFLSPGDYGGVEWDFSLQAWFNVFAQRDIFDDTLGWSDAHLSIFWRSVKLSLLTTLACLFFGFPTAYFIATRPKQQRDIWMLLIMIPFWTNLLIRTFAVVELIRSEGTVNTLLLWTGVIDDPIPMLFTEFSILLGMVYVYLPLMVLPLYASMERLDFSLVEAGYDLYATRMKVLRKVILPLVKPGVIAGSILVFVPSLGAYVTPRVMGGGNQLMIGNLIELQFGQGRNWPLGAALSIALLAIVMIALMIYVRTAGDEEPNHG, from the coding sequence ATGACAGATCTTTCCTCTGCCGCCGACAAACGCTCCGCCCGGACACGCTGGTTTTTGCTGGCGCCGGCCCTGACGATCCTCGTGATTGCCGCAAGTGGTCCGCTTCTGATCACTCTGGTCTACTCCTTTCTCTCTCCCGGCGATTACGGTGGTGTCGAATGGGATTTCTCTCTGCAAGCCTGGTTCAACGTCTTTGCCCAACGCGACATCTTTGACGACACACTTGGCTGGTCCGATGCCCATCTCAGCATCTTCTGGCGCTCGGTAAAGCTTTCCCTGCTCACCACGCTGGCCTGCCTCTTCTTTGGCTTTCCCACCGCCTATTTCATCGCAACCCGCCCCAAGCAGCAGCGCGACATCTGGATGCTGCTCATTATGATTCCGTTCTGGACCAATCTGCTGATCCGCACTTTTGCGGTGGTTGAATTGATCCGCAGCGAAGGCACCGTGAACACCCTCTTGCTTTGGACCGGCGTGATAGATGATCCCATACCGATGCTGTTCACCGAATTCTCGATCCTGCTCGGAATGGTCTACGTCTATCTGCCGCTGATGGTTCTACCGCTCTACGCCTCGATGGAGCGGTTGGACTTCAGCCTCGTCGAAGCAGGCTATGACCTCTACGCGACGCGCATGAAAGTACTGCGCAAAGTGATCCTGCCACTGGTCAAACCCGGCGTAATCGCCGGATCAATCCTCGTGTTCGTGCCCTCGCTCGGCGCTTATGTCACTCCCCGTGTCATGGGCGGCGGCAACCAGCTGATGATCGGCAACCTGATCGAATTGCAGTTTGGCCAAGGGCGCAACTGGCCTCTGGGTGCCGCACTTTCGATTGCGCTTCTGGCGATCGTGATGATCGCGCTGATGATTTATGTCCGCACCGCCGGGGACGAGGAGCCGAACCATGGCTAA
- a CDS encoding ABC transporter permease, with the protein MAKQDGFNIRRQTGFTTIALACFVLLYLPIILLVVYSFNAGTSIAIWEGFSWRWYQSAWANEQVQEATVRSLILAFWASLISTSVAVMAALATTRTRKFKGQSMVYAMINQPLMVPEIVTAVALLLFFAMIKVATGYTGLIYLVVAHSAFCIPFAYLPIRARLQGMDLSLEQAASDLYAPPFQVFRRVTLPQLWPGILAGSMLAFVISLDDVVITEFVKSAGQDTLPTYMLGQLRRVVTPEVNAISTVLLAISVTMVIAFTALSKLKN; encoded by the coding sequence ATGGCTAAGCAAGACGGCTTCAACATCCGCCGCCAGACCGGCTTTACCACCATCGCGCTGGCATGTTTCGTGCTGCTCTACCTGCCGATCATCCTCTTGGTGGTGTATTCATTCAACGCAGGCACCTCTATCGCGATCTGGGAGGGGTTCTCCTGGCGCTGGTACCAATCGGCATGGGCCAATGAACAGGTGCAGGAAGCCACCGTGCGCAGCCTGATCCTTGCCTTCTGGGCCTCTCTCATTTCAACGAGCGTGGCTGTCATGGCCGCTCTTGCCACAACGCGCACCCGCAAATTCAAAGGGCAATCCATGGTGTACGCCATGATAAACCAACCCTTGATGGTGCCGGAAATCGTTACCGCCGTGGCGCTGTTGCTGTTCTTTGCGATGATCAAGGTCGCAACCGGATACACTGGTTTGATCTATCTCGTCGTCGCCCACTCGGCGTTTTGTATCCCTTTCGCCTATCTGCCGATCCGCGCCCGGCTTCAGGGGATGGACCTGTCGCTGGAACAAGCCGCTTCCGACCTCTACGCCCCGCCGTTTCAGGTGTTTCGCCGTGTCACCCTGCCCCAGCTTTGGCCGGGTATCCTTGCCGGGTCTATGTTGGCCTTCGTCATCTCTTTGGACGACGTGGTGATTACAGAATTTGTAAAATCCGCAGGTCAGGATACGCTACCAACGTACATGCTGGGCCAGCTAAGGCGAGTCGTCACGCCCGAGGTCAACGCGATCTCGACCGTGCTTCTGGCAATCTCGGTTACAATGGTGATCGCCTTCACCGCGCTCAGCAAACTCAAGAACTAA